The window GGAGAGGGTGATGTCGAAGCCGTTGGGGTAGCCGGCCTCGGCGAGGAGCCGCTTGGCCTCCTGCGGGTTGTAGTCATACCACTTCAAGCCCTCGGTGTAGCCGGGCTTGAGGGCCGGCGGCACGAACTGCTCCGCCACCATGGAGCCCGCCGGGTAGAAGTTCTTGACCAGGCGCGCCCGGTCGATGGCCATGGCGATGGCCTGGCGGACCTTCTCGTTGTCCAGAGGCGGGTGGTTGTTGTTCAGGCCCAGGTAGGCGATGTTCAGCGGCGGACGGATGTAGAGCTTGAGGTTCGGATCCTTCTGGATGGTCTCGAAGTCCTCCGGGTTGGGGTTGTCGATGCCGTCCACCGTCCCGGCCTGGAGCTCGAGCAGACGGGCGGCGGCCTCCTTGGACCAGCGGAAGACGAGGGTCTTGGCCTTCGGCTTCTCGCCCCAGTAATCCGGGTTCGCCTCGAAGATGATGCGATCGCCCCGGATCCACTCCTTCACCTTGTAGGGGCCGGTCCCGTTGGGCTTCTCGCTCATCTTCACCGTGTCGCCGCCGTTGGCGTCCAGGTAATCTTTGTCCTGGATGGCGAAGGCAGCGAAGGCCACTTTGGAGGGGAAGGCGGGATCAGGGTAGCACAGGGTGAAACGCACGGTATATTGATCGACGGCCTCGATGGCCTTGAACTCCCCACCGTAGTTGCAATCCGGCGCCTCCACCTTCATGGGTTGGAAAGCCGGAGTCGGGGTGGCAGGCGGTGGGGTGGGCGTGGGGGGCGGAACCGTGGCCGTCGGCGTCGGGGTCGCCCCGGGCGCGCAGGCGGCCAGCGCCAGGGCGAGCAGGACCAGGACACGCGCAACGACAAGACTCTTCCGACGCATGGCTTCTCCTCCTTTTGCAAAACAGGGGTTTGCGGGAACGCCTGACAGGCCCCAACGGAACCCGCGCTACACCGAGTATAGTAGAAGCAGCGGATCCTGCCAACCGGGCAGGTTGGGTCCGGCCGGAACCCTCGTCGGAAGGGCCGGCTTCGCGAATTCGCTCCATGGCCTGTGGATAGCGCGAAGGGAGCCACATCCCACAACGGGAGCCAGTCCGGATGGAAGATCCCAGGATCCGGCTGACTGAGGCGGATCTCCATCCGCATTGATGCGCTCCTATGGGCCAGCGGGGTGTTACCCGGGAGGCGATCGAAAAAACCCTTGCAACCTCCGGCCGTCTGATGGCGGAAGATGCGAGGCGGGAGCCCTTCCGGTTGTAATCCGAAATTCATTTCGGCACCCATATGTTTGTTGCAGGAGCGGCTTTCGCCGCGACCGTTGTGAGATCGAGGAGACGGAGGTTTGGGCTGCGGAAGCGGCTTTCAATGCGAGCCCCTATGGATGGGATCAAAGAAGACAGGGATTGCGGGCGGAAGGCTCCTCCTTATCGAAACGATCGCGGTTGCCATCGAGATACCGGTTCGGAGCTGAAGCCTCTCCTGCAAAAGATCGATAAAGATCGAGGCCCGGACAGTGTGGATCGCTCCGGGTGTGCATGCGGATTTCGATCGGGAGGGCCGGCTGATCGGCATTGCGGTGCTGGATGCTTCCGAGCGGCTGGGGCAGACCCTTTCGCTTGAGGTCTCCCTCGCGCTCTTGCCGGCCTGAGGGCCTGCTGAACGCTCGGAGGCCTCCTCCGGGCCAGAAGCATGAGATGAGGTGTGCGACGCCTCATCCACGCGCGAAGTGGGAAAGGCGATGGAACCTCACGATCCGCGATGGATCCAGGCCCATGAGGTCGGGGAGTATGTCTTCTGCGCCCGGGCGTGGTGGCATCGCCGCCAGGGGCATCCCGTTGCGCATCCCGAGCAGGCGGAGGCGGGCCGCCGCCATCATCACCGCCTCGGCCGGCGGCGACGCTGGGGGGAGCGTCTGATCGTCCTCGCCACGCTTCTGCTGCTCGTGAGCTCCCTCCTTCTGATCGTCGCCCGGCTGTCGCCCTGACCGAGAGCCGGGCGACGCCATATGATCGGCCTTCCCCGCGCGCACGGTCCGGATTAAACAGAGAAGCCGATTGAGAGGCGGATTGCCGATCGGCATAGGGAGCCAGGCGGGTCGCTACCATCGTCCCCAGGCCAGCCCGCCCCAGGTGGCGGCGAACAGGAGCACGCTGATGTAGGCGTTGACGTTGAAGAAGGCGACGTCCACCCGTGAGAGGTCCTGCGGGGAGACCAGACGGTGCTCGTAGACGAGCAGCGCCGCCACCCCGGCCAGCCCGAGCCCGTAAGGCCATCCCAGCCGGAGCCCGAGGCCCAGTCCGGCCAGCAGGAGAAGCATCCCCAGGTGGTTCAGGCGGGCCAGCCGCAACGCGGCGGCCACCCCGAACCGGGCCGGGACGCTGTGCAAGCCCTCCCGGCGGTCGAAGTCCACATCCTGACAGGCATAAATCAGATCGAAGCCGGCGATCCAGAGGGTGACGGCAGCGGTCAGGATCCAGGCGGGGAGATCCTCCGGTTTCCAGAAGGAGCCCCGCAGGGCGATCCAGGCTCCCATCGGGGCCAGGCCGTCGGTGAACCCCAGGATCCAGTGGCTGAGCCAGGTGAAGCGCTTCGTGTAGTGGTAGCCGATCAGGAAGAGCAACGCGACCGGGAGCAGAGCCACGCAGAGGGGATTCAGGGCCCAGGCGGCGATCACCAGGATCACCCCGGAGACTCCCACCGCCCATCGAAGGGTCTCCGGCCGCAACAGCCCCCGGGGCAACGGACGGTTCGCCGTGCGCGGGTTGCGCGCATCGTATTCCCGATCCGCCAGCCGGTTCATGCTCATCGCCAGGGTGCGGGCCGCCGCCATGGCCACGGTGATCCAGAACACCTGATCCAGGCGGGGCCACCCTCCGGCCGCCAGCAGCATCCCGATGTAAGCGAAGGGGAGGGCGAAGATGGTGTGCTCGAACTTGATCGCTTCCAGGAAAACCCGCACTCCCCGCCACATCCCACCGTATCCCCTCGAGGTCAACTATGCCTCCGCACCATCAGCCCAGCGGTCCAGGATCGCCGGGATCTCCAAGAGCGATCGGATCACCGCATCGGGCCGGATGGCCCCTGTCGGCGCGGAGGTCCCGGCGACCATCGCCGCCCAGATGCCCCGCATCCCGGCCAGATGGGCGCCCCGGATATCTGCCTCCGGGAGGTCGCCGACCACGGCGATCGCCTCCGAGGGGAGACCCCAGGCTGCCGCGATCCCTTCGAAGAGAGCCGGGTGCGGTTTCCGCCAACCCACGGCGGCGGAGATCACGATGGGATCGAAGTAAGTCTGAAGCCCGAAGCGCCGGATCAGCCGCCAGGAGTGATCGGCGTCGCCGGAGTTGGTCAGCAGGGCCAGGCGATAGCCCCGATGCTTCAGCTGATCCAGGGTCGGGAGGGCATCCGGGAAGAGCCGCCAGCGGGCCTCCTGAGGGGCCAGGAACGCCCGAACGGCTTCCCGGAGGATCGCCTCCGGCGTCCCGGGATAGCCCAGCTCCGCCAGGGCCAGCCCGAAGGTCTCCACCAGGGGATACTCCCGCCAGTCCTCCTGCCAGCGTCCATACCGGAGGGCCATCCAGCGCTCGAGGGCGGCCTCGAAGGCTTGCGCCTCGACCTGGATTCCGTGATGGCTCAGCGCGCTCCGGGCGGCGGCATACATCTCCCGGCGCAGGCTCTCCGGATCCGCCGGCAGCTCGATCAGCGTGTGGCCGAGATCGAAGATCAACCCCCGAATGCGCATCGCTGTTCCTCAAACCGGAAAGTTCGAAGAGATAGAAGAGAACGTCTCCGCCGTTTGCTAATTGGGTGTGGATCGATGCAGGGAGATGGGTCCGGCGGCCTGCAGGCGGGCCCAGAGGCGGGCCTTGAGGGCCTCCAGCCGCTCCCGGTAGGCGGCGGAGCGCACCCCCTCCACACTCATCACCAGGGCGTCCTCCAGGTTGTCCCGATAGTATCGGGGGCGGCGTCCCACGACCTCCAGGCCATACTTCCGGTAGAGGCGCTGGGCGATCGCGTTGGAGGCCCGCACCTCCAGGGTGATCAGGTTCGCTCCATAGGCGATGGCCTCCTCCACCAGAGCCAGGAACATCAGCTCCCCCAGCCCCCGTCCCCGCCACGGCGCGTCGACGGCGATGGTGCTGATATGGGCCTCGTCGGGGACCAACCAGAAGCCTCCATAGCCCAGGATCGGCAGGCGCTGGGAAGGCCGCAGCGGCATGGCCGTGCGCACCTCCCGCGGGCGCAACACCAGGTAATGGGCGTTGGGGTTGCGCAGGAGCTCCTGCTCGTAGGCGCGCATCGGCCATGGCATGGAGAACGTGCGCCGCTCGATCTCCATGACCTCCGCGACGTCCTCCCAGCGCATCGGATCGATCTGAAAGGGAACGGACTCCGGGATCGCCAGCGCCGGCATTCTCCCTCGAGATGAAGGCAGCGGATGCGGAGCTTTTACGAATTGATCCAGGCGCCTGCGGACGGACGGTCCTCCGCGCCGGCCGGGGCCGCGGTCGACGGTCGAAATGAGTTTCGACCTGCAAGCATCCGGCTCAGAACCAGGGCCTTCCCTCCGCGCACAGTCCGGATTCAATGGTGAAAGCCCATCCATCCGCCGCGAAAGTGGCCCGCCGCCGGGACGCCCGGCTCGAGCCCCCACCGATTATAGCGCAGGGGGAGAGGCGATCGACGAGCCTCGAGCGAATTCGCCCTCAAAGGATCTTCGCACCGGGCGAAAACAGGCGAAGCCGAAAAGCGCCGGCGAAGGCTGGCCCCCGGCGTGCTGTGCGTCGAACGAATTCGACCTCGGGGCCTTCGGCCGATGGTCGGCATACGTGCCGAATGAATTCGGCCTCGAGAGGCCTTCGGCCAATGGTCGGCCTGCGCCGACCGGGAAGGGGTTTTGCGTCGGCGGAGGCCGACGCCTGGCGCGCAGCGCCTGGGAGGGCCGATTTCCAATCGGCGCGGGAGGTTAACCTTCCGGGACGCTGGGTGTGCGCAGATAGGTGGGGCGCAGGAGGGCCGGATCCGGGCGTTCGCCGGCCTGATAGCGTGCCCAGGCCCGCCGAGCCGCCCCCATCACCCGGGATGGGATCTCCCAGGGGATGCACCAGGCGGCGATCGGATGCCGCTCCAGCACCGCCTGATCCCGGGCCGTCCATTCCCCCACCAGCCAGGTTCCGGGCGTCCAGGCTTCCGCCAGGGCGGAGGCGGTGGTCAGCACCGGCTCTCCCTCCGGCATCCATCTGGCCTCCCAGCGGTAACGATGCAGGGCCAGCCGTCCCCGCCCGGCCGGGATCACCAGATGGAGAGGACTGAGGGCGGCGGGCAGCTCCGCCAGGATGGCCTCTTCCGTCCCGATCCCGAAGAGGGGAAGCTCCAGGGCCAGGGCCAGACCTTTGGCGGCGGCGACGCCCGCCCGCAGGCCGGTGAAGGACCCGGGGCCGCTCACCACGGCGATGGCCGCCAGATCCTCCGGCCCCAGACCGGCTGCCCGCAACAGCTCCTGGCAACGCGTCATCAGCTCGGCCGTGTGCCGGTCCGGGGTGCGCCAGCAGGCCACCGCCCGCCATTCGACCCCATCGAAAAGCGCCAAGGCGAGGCCGGAGGTGGCCGTATCCAGAGCCAGCAAATACGTGGGCTTCCGCTCCCTCATTCCGTCTCCACCTGCTCCTTCAATCGTGCAAGGAGCGCCTCGAGGCGCTCCGGCGGAAACTCCCCGATCGCCTCGATCCGAACCCGGCGTCCGGAATCCCCCAACGGGCTCAGGGTGACCCGGAGATAGGGCTCCGGGATCAGACCCACCGCCCGCTCCGGCCACTCGATGGCGATCACCGCGGGTTCCTCAAACAGATCCCACAGCCCCAGGGCCCACGCCTCCCCGGGCTCCGACAACCGGTAGAGGTCGACGTGGTAGAGCCGGCCGCCGTCGGGCAGCGGATAGGCCTGGATCAGGACAAATGAGGGGCTCTGGACCGGGTCCGTCACCCCGAGGCCCTCGGCGAGGCCCTGGATGAAGCGGGTCTTCCCGGCCCCCAGAGGACCCTGCACCGCCACCACGTCGCCGGCCCGGAGCCAGCGTCCCAGGACGGCGCCGAGGCGACGGGTCGTCGATTCGTCGGGAGAGAGTGTCTCCAGGATCAGCCGGATGGCCACAAGGACCTCCTTCGCCGCCGGAGCCCGAGGAGAACGCCGAGCAGGATCCCCCCTGCCGCGACACCTCCCAGAGCCAGGATCGCCGCCGGCAGGACCGTCCGGCGTCCCTCCCCTGGGGGAATCGGAGCGGATAACGGGATGCCCCGGGCGGCCTCAGGATCGAAAGGTCGGCCATCGGCAGGGATCCCGTGGCGTTGAAGCAGAAAGGCCGTGACCGCCCGGTAATCGGCCTCCGGCAGGCTCCCGGGCGCGTGGAAGGGCATCCGGGCCCGGATGTAGGCGTAGAGATCCGCGGCCGTGGCGAACCGACGCAGGGTCCCCGGCCCGATGAGCGCAGGAACCACCCGGGGGAGAGTGAAGCCGTCCTCGGGGTAGGGCTGCGGGCCGTGACAGTTGGCCTTCCAGCAGTTCTGGTGCGTGGGGGGCCAGGTCGCCCGCCATTCGTCGGTCAACCCCTGCCCCTGGTCGCCATGGCACGTCGAACAACGTCGGGCGAAGACGGCCGCCCCCCGCTCCGCCTCCTCTTCCTGATAGGCACGGGCGGGTGCGGCGGAGAGCTGGAAGGCCAGGCCCAGGAGGCCGAGCATGAACCCCCAACGGACCCAGGCCGTGCTTCCCCATGCTTGGTTTCGGGCAACCGCGCGGGCCATCCTCGCTACACCTTCGGCTCGATCTCAGTCGGCGGGAGGTCGCCCATGGCCTCCACCGCGCGGCGGATCTCGGCCACCAGGCGCCGGATGGGATGCTCCGGGAACTGCTCGGCGTAATCCAGGGCGGCGCTTTCCGCATCGACCTCTGGACCGTAGGCCTCCCGCAGGTAATAGAGATGGTCCATGATCCAGAGATAGAGATCAGCCTCCGTCCGCCCCGGGAAGTCCTCCAGCAGGCGGTGGGCGCGGATGATCTCGATCACCGGCCGGTAGACGGTGTCATACCAGTGGGTCACGGCCTCATCCTCCGGGATCTCCCGCCCCTGCTCCAGGCCCATGAAGTAGCGATGCACGGCGATGTGTTCCAGCAGGCGATGATAGCCCCCGGCGATGGTGAACCGGATGTCCGCCTCCGGGCGGAGGACGTCCAGGCGCGTCCGCTCCAGGAACTCCTCATACTCCCGCAGGATCTCCAGATCCTCGGCTCGCAGCTCCGGCCCCACCGGCACCCGGCTTCGGACCTCAATGACCTCCGCCTCGATCTCCTTCCAGCCCATGGCCCGGGCCACGGAGATCCGGTGATGGCCGTCGAGGACGAAGTAAGCGTCGCCGATCCGATACAACCGGACCGGAGGGAGATCTCCTTCCCGAAAGAGGATCGTCCCCACGGCGATCCAGCGGTCGGCCGTGTGAGGATGGATCGGGAGGAAGGCCCGATCGAAATCCTGATAGCGGTTGACGCTCCCGATGATGTGATCCAAGGGGACCCGCTGGAGGCCCCGGTAGACGGAGCCCCGCAGGCGGAGCTTCTCCTTGACCTCACCGAAGGACAGCAGCCGGTTTGAACGCCCGGTCAAACGGGCCAGAAGGTTCCGCACCAGTGCCCGGAGACGAGCCCTCCGATACTGGGCAGCGACCTCCTCGGTGAGCGGTCCATGCTCTTCCATGATCAGCCTCTTGTCCTCCATCCCATCACAGGGTGGTGTGTTCGATCAGAGTTCCAGCAGGTAATACGGGAACACGTTGATCACTCGGGTGGGGCCGATTTGAAAGATCGGCCGGCACCCATAGAAATGCACATGCCCATGCAAAAAATAGCGCGGGCGGAACCGATGGATCAACCAGCGGAAGGCGGCGAAACCCTGATGCGCCAGGTCCGGGGCGTCGCCGATGGCGCGGGGCGGGGCGTGGGCGACGAACACATCCAGCGCTCGGCCATACCGCCACCGGTTCCAGAGCAGGCGCGGGGCCAGCCGGAGGACCCGCACCCACATCTCCCCCTCGGTATATTGATGGGAGCCTTCGGGATGGTAGCGCCGTGATCCTCCCAGCCCGCTGAGCAGCAGCCCCTGCTCCCACACCACGATCCCCTCCAGGCTTTGTCCGCCCTCCGGGGCCAGGCGGATCCGCCCGTCGGCGCGGAGCTCCGGCCGGTCGTGGTTGCCATGGACGTAGAACAGGGGCGCGTTGAACACCTCCATCAGGAACTCGAGATATCCGTAAGGCAGATCCCCGCAGGAGAGGATGAGATGCACCGGCGCGAGCCACTCCCGGGCCTGAGGGGAATAGAGGGGCTCGACCACCTGGTCGGAGACGGCGAGGATGCGAAGCCGTCCCTCCGCCTTCATGGCCACTCCCGCTGGGCGTTCCGGGCCAGCTTGGCCATCACCGCCTCGCCCAGATCGATCCCGTGCAGCCGGGCCAGCTGCAGCAGATACAGCATCACGTCCGCCAGCTCATCGGCCAGGGCCTCGCGGTCCGCCGTCTCCCCCCACTGGAAGAGCTCGAGGACCTCCGCGGCCTCCAGGACCAGGGAGATGGCCAGGTTGCGCGGCGTCTGCGGCCGCGTCGAGTCCGGCCGATACCAGCCCTTCGAGGTCACGAAATCCTCCATGGCCTGCTCCAGCGCCCGCAGCTCCATGCCCCTTCCTCCGCATGGAATCGGACCTCCCGTTCCAGCGCGATCCACGCCCTGCGGACTTACGCCTATAATCCGGAGTGGGCTGGGATGGAAAGGCGGATACCGGTGAGCTTCTTCCGATCTGGATGGGTGATCGCCCTGGGGCTGATTCTGACGCTGGGCGGAGCGTCCTGTCAACGGACATCGCCGAAGGTGTCCGGAGTTGCGGAGCGCAACCCTCCCACCCCTCTTCCTGCGCTTCCGGCCCCCACCCTTCCCTCCACCCCCCTCTCCCTTCAGCCCGCCCTCCAGGCCCAGTGGGGGTTTCGGGATCATCCGCTACAGATGGCCTGGTCCCCGCGCCGGCCATGGCTGGCCCTCGCCTCC is drawn from Thermoflexus hugenholtzii and contains these coding sequences:
- a CDS encoding DUF2283 domain-containing protein, whose translation is MWIAPGVHADFDREGRLIGIAVLDASERLGQTLSLEVSLALLPA
- a CDS encoding metallophosphoesterase; the encoded protein is MKAEGRLRILAVSDQVVEPLYSPQAREWLAPVHLILSCGDLPYGYLEFLMEVFNAPLFYVHGNHDRPELRADGRIRLAPEGGQSLEGIVVWEQGLLLSGLGGSRRYHPEGSHQYTEGEMWVRVLRLAPRLLWNRWRYGRALDVFVAHAPPRAIGDAPDLAHQGFAAFRWLIHRFRPRYFLHGHVHFYGCRPIFQIGPTRVINVFPYYLLEL
- a CDS encoding UbiA-like polyprenyltransferase; amino-acid sequence: MWRGVRVFLEAIKFEHTIFALPFAYIGMLLAAGGWPRLDQVFWITVAMAAARTLAMSMNRLADREYDARNPRTANRPLPRGLLRPETLRWAVGVSGVILVIAAWALNPLCVALLPVALLFLIGYHYTKRFTWLSHWILGFTDGLAPMGAWIALRGSFWKPEDLPAWILTAAVTLWIAGFDLIYACQDVDFDRREGLHSVPARFGVAAALRLARLNHLGMLLLLAGLGLGLRLGWPYGLGLAGVAALLVYEHRLVSPQDLSRVDVAFFNVNAYISVLLFAATWGGLAWGRW
- a CDS encoding nucleotide pyrophosphohydrolase, yielding MELRALEQAMEDFVTSKGWYRPDSTRPQTPRNLAISLVLEAAEVLELFQWGETADREALADELADVMLYLLQLARLHGIDLGEAVMAKLARNAQREWP
- the rimI gene encoding ribosomal protein S18-alanine N-acetyltransferase, encoding MPALAIPESVPFQIDPMRWEDVAEVMEIERRTFSMPWPMRAYEQELLRNPNAHYLVLRPREVRTAMPLRPSQRLPILGYGGFWLVPDEAHISTIAVDAPWRGRGLGELMFLALVEEAIAYGANLITLEVRASNAIAQRLYRKYGLEVVGRRPRYYRDNLEDALVMSVEGVRSAAYRERLEALKARLWARLQAAGPISLHRSTPN
- a CDS encoding ABC transporter substrate-binding protein, encoding MRRKSLVVARVLVLLALALAACAPGATPTPTATVPPPTPTPPPATPTPAFQPMKVEAPDCNYGGEFKAIEAVDQYTVRFTLCYPDPAFPSKVAFAAFAIQDKDYLDANGGDTVKMSEKPNGTGPYKVKEWIRGDRIIFEANPDYWGEKPKAKTLVFRWSKEAAARLLELQAGTVDGIDNPNPEDFETIQKDPNLKLYIRPPLNIAYLGLNNNHPPLDNEKVRQAIAMAIDRARLVKNFYPAGSMVAEQFVPPALKPGYTEGLKWYDYNPQEAKRLLAEAGYPNGFDITLSYRDVVRGYLPRPGQVAQDIQAQLAEVGIRVKIKVMESGAFLDAVSAGSEPMYLLGWLADYPDATNFYDYHFANEQNQQFGKLFPDLVEEIRAAARLADPAERQKHYDKVNELIKQHVPMIPLAHGVSAAAFKATVKGAHASPLNNERFSVMDPGKDELVWMQNAEPIALWCADETDGETFRACIQVYEPLLDYKVGGVEVVPALAERYEANADLTVWTFYLRKGVKFHNGAELDANDVVATFKAQWDAKDPNHKGRTGTFEYFSAFFGSFLNAEK
- a CDS encoding HAD family hydrolase — protein: MRIRGLIFDLGHTLIELPADPESLRREMYAAARSALSHHGIQVEAQAFEAALERWMALRYGRWQEDWREYPLVETFGLALAELGYPGTPEAILREAVRAFLAPQEARWRLFPDALPTLDQLKHRGYRLALLTNSGDADHSWRLIRRFGLQTYFDPIVISAAVGWRKPHPALFEGIAAAWGLPSEAIAVVGDLPEADIRGAHLAGMRGIWAAMVAGTSAPTGAIRPDAVIRSLLEIPAILDRWADGAEA
- a CDS encoding c-type cytochrome, giving the protein MARAVARNQAWGSTAWVRWGFMLGLLGLAFQLSAAPARAYQEEEAERGAAVFARRCSTCHGDQGQGLTDEWRATWPPTHQNCWKANCHGPQPYPEDGFTLPRVVPALIGPGTLRRFATAADLYAYIRARMPFHAPGSLPEADYRAVTAFLLQRHGIPADGRPFDPEAARGIPLSAPIPPGEGRRTVLPAAILALGGVAAGGILLGVLLGLRRRRRSLWPSG
- a CDS encoding DUF4032 domain-containing protein — encoded protein: MEEHGPLTEEVAAQYRRARLRALVRNLLARLTGRSNRLLSFGEVKEKLRLRGSVYRGLQRVPLDHIIGSVNRYQDFDRAFLPIHPHTADRWIAVGTILFREGDLPPVRLYRIGDAYFVLDGHHRISVARAMGWKEIEAEVIEVRSRVPVGPELRAEDLEILREYEEFLERTRLDVLRPEADIRFTIAGGYHRLLEHIAVHRYFMGLEQGREIPEDEAVTHWYDTVYRPVIEIIRAHRLLEDFPGRTEADLYLWIMDHLYYLREAYGPEVDAESAALDYAEQFPEHPIRRLVAEIRRAVEAMGDLPPTEIEPKV
- the tsaE gene encoding tRNA (adenosine(37)-N6)-threonylcarbamoyltransferase complex ATPase subunit type 1 TsaE; its protein translation is MAIRLILETLSPDESTTRRLGAVLGRWLRAGDVVAVQGPLGAGKTRFIQGLAEGLGVTDPVQSPSFVLIQAYPLPDGGRLYHVDLYRLSEPGEAWALGLWDLFEEPAVIAIEWPERAVGLIPEPYLRVTLSPLGDSGRRVRIEAIGEFPPERLEALLARLKEQVETE
- the tsaB gene encoding tRNA (adenosine(37)-N6)-threonylcarbamoyltransferase complex dimerization subunit type 1 TsaB produces the protein MRERKPTYLLALDTATSGLALALFDGVEWRAVACWRTPDRHTAELMTRCQELLRAAGLGPEDLAAIAVVSGPGSFTGLRAGVAAAKGLALALELPLFGIGTEEAILAELPAALSPLHLVIPAGRGRLALHRYRWEARWMPEGEPVLTTASALAEAWTPGTWLVGEWTARDQAVLERHPIAAWCIPWEIPSRVMGAARRAWARYQAGERPDPALLRPTYLRTPSVPEG